The sequence CGCGCCGCGCCTTTGGCACCGCGGCCCAGCCCTCAGGCATCGACCGATACACCTCGCGCGGCAGCAGCGGCGACACGTCCGATGCGCGGGCCGGCGTGTCTTGCAGCGGCAACATTCCCTTGATAACAGCCCGAATGTCTTGCGCAAAAAGCTGCTTTTCGGTGCTACTCAGTGGAAAGTGCGAGAGGAAAAACCGAAGCCGATTCGGATGGGCCATGCGACGCTGCAGCTGGTCATCGGACCACCCGAGGCTCTCAGCCACCAGCGCCTGGTAGGTGCTAAAGTCAACCGGACGTGCATCGGCCGGTCGTTCGGGGAGGGCCTCGTACAGCTCCTGCGCATGCACCACAAGCCGCGGGTTGTGCGTCACAAACGCGAGCGGCGCGTCGGGATTTTCTTCTTGAAGCACCAACAGCCGGTACAGCGCGAGCGTCGTTTTGCCGCTCCCCGCCGGCCCGTTCAAAAATGTGGGCAGCGGCTGATGCAGCAGGTGCACCTGCTCATCCGAGAGAATCAGCTCGGCGGGAATCTCATTCGCATCGGCCCACTCCTCAAAAATGGCGGGGCTCTCCAGGTACCAGGGGAGATTTTCGGGGGGCGCGGTGAGTGTCGGGTCGTACTCATCCGAGAGGGCGCCTAGCGCGTTCCAGCGCTCCGCGGCCGAAAAATCGCGCTCGATGGCCTCCAGGTCGGCCGCAGGATTGTCGGGCAGCGTGTCCGTCCATGTGCAGGCATCCACCTCGTCAGCCAGGATCCACTGCATGGCCTCGGGCACGTCAAACGCCTTGCGGCGCAGCTCCCGCGGCACGTCGTCGTGATCCATCACCACCGTCCAGCAGTGAGCGGTTAGCGTGGGCTCCTCCGAGCGGCGGTCGGCATGGCGTCCGTAGGTAAATAGCAAGCGCCCGGCGTCGCTCACGCGGGCCTCCCACACGGCCACCTCCGGCCGCGACTGCAGCTTCTTCACCCGCAGCCCGCTATCGAACTGATCATGATGAATTTTCTTGAGCGCTTGCACCACCTTCTGCCGCTGCTGCTCGGGGAGCGACGGCAAAAGGTGCACAAGATGACTGGAAAGCGCAACCTGAGGCATGAGGGGCGGCACTTCGAGAGTGGGAGAACGGAAAGAAACGCCGGTACAACATACGCAGCGCGCCGGCCACTTCTCAAGTCGTGCCCACCGGCGCCGGGGCGCGGTCCTTCCGTCCGTGCGTAAGCCACGCCTGAATGAGCGCATCAAGGTCGCCATCGAGCACGGCCTGCGCGTCCGATACTTTCGTCTCCGTGCGGTGGTCGTTGACCATCGTGTACGGATGCAGCACGTACGAGCGGATCTGACTGCCCCACTCGATGCTCTTCTTCTGACTCTCGCGCTCGGCTTTCGCTTCCTCTTGCAGCGCGCGCTCGGCCTGGTAGATGCGGCTTTTTAGCATCGTCTCGGCGCGGTTTCGGTTCTGCAGCTGACTACGCTCTTCGGTGCACTCGGCCACCACCTCAATTTCTTCGCCGTTCGATAGCGGTCCGTTCCAGATGAGGCGCACGCCGGTTGCCACCTTGTTCACGTTTTGGCCGCCTTTGCCGCCCGAACGGAACGTCTGTAGCTCCATCTCGCCGGCACTCAAATCCACCTCAATGCTGTCATCTACCTCCGGGTAGACAAACACGCTGGCGAACGAGGTGTGACGGCGGCTCTCGGAGTCGAACGGCGAGATGCGCACGAGCCGGTGCACGCCGCTCTCGCCTTTCAGGTAGCCGTACGCGTAGTCGCCTGCAATGCTTAGGGAGACGCTCTTGATGCCTGCCGTGTCGCCCGGCTGATGGTCCAGCAGCTCCATCTCGTAGCCGTGGCTCTCGGCCCAGCGCGCGTACATGCGGTAGAGCATCTCGGCCCAGTCCTGGCTCTCGGTGCCACCCGCTCCTGGATTGATCGTGAGGATGGCGTCCCGCTCGTCGTCGGGGTCGTCGAGCAAGCTCTTCAGCTCCAGCGCTTCCAAGTCGCGTTCGAGCGCTTCGGCCTCCGCCTGAATCTCGTCGCTCAGGTTTTCGCCTTCTTCGGCAGCAAGCAGCTGCAGCGTCTCGATGGTCTCCGCTTGTTCTTTGAGCGCTTCCCACGCGTCAATCCATTCCTGCTCCCGCGCAATGCGCTGCTCCACCGTACGGGCGCGGTCGGGATCGTCCCAAAAGGTCGGATCGAGGCGTTCGTGGTTCAGCTCTTCAATGATGTCCCGGCGTCCGGAGACGTCAAAGATAGCCCCCGAGCGCATCGACGCGCTCGATGAGGGTGGCCAGGTCGCTATCGGAGTATTTTTTCATTGCAATAACGGATACAAAGTGAGAGGACTATGCCGCAACGGATCGGTGCTTCATCCAGCGGGCGGTCTCGCTGCCGATCCATCCGCCGGTGGCGCCCAGAACGGCACCCAGCAAAACCGTCGCCCCAACCACCGCCGCGCCGGGGATGTTTCCAAAAAGCGTGCCCAGAATGCGCAGCAGTTCGCGCGTAGGTGCCGGGGCCACCACAAACGTGTACACGACCCAGCCGCTCCACGACAGCAGCCCCGCGCCGCCGCCCACCAGCCAGCCGCGGTCAACAACCCACGCGCCGCCCGCGAGGCCCGCGACGGCGGTCATGGGCCAGCCGATCCATCCGTGCAGCAATGCAGCCAGGGCGGTGGTGCCAAGCAAAGGAAGCAGCATACCAGCAGCAAGCGAGGAGCAAGGGACTATTGGTGGCGCGCCACGAAGCGCTCCATGCGCACAAGCGCTTCTTTGATGTCGTCGAGCCCGGTGGCGTACGAGCAGCGGACGTACCCCGCGCCGCTTGGCCCAAAGGCATCGCCCGGCACGCAGGCCACGTGCTCTTCTTCGAGGAGTTGCTGGGCAAACTGCTCGGACGACAGGCCGGTGGAGGTAATGTCTGGGAAGCAGTAGAACGCGCCCTCCGGCTCGAAGGTGGGCAGCCCCATGGCGTTGAGGCCATCGACAATCGTGCGGCGGCGCTCGTCGTAGGACTGGCGCATGGCCTCCACATCGTCGCCGGAGTCGCGGAGGGCAGCCACGGCAGCGTGCTGGCTGATGGTGGGCGCGCTCATCACCATGTACTGATGCACCTTGTAGAGCCCGCGCAGCAGCGGACGCGGCGCACACGCATACCCCACGCGCCAGCCGGTCATGGCGTGGCCCTTCGAGAAGCCGCCCAGCAGCACCGTGCGCTCGCGCAGCCCGTCGAGCGCCGGCACCGAGACGTGCCCCGCGGCGTGCGCGTCGCCGTAGACGAGGCGGTCGTAAATTTCGTCGGAGATGACGAGCAGGTCGTGTTCGATGACGAGCGCAGCGATGTCTTCCAGCGTCTCGCGCCGGAGCACCGCGCCCGTCGGGTTGTTGGGGTAGCCAAGAAAGAGCACCTTCGTGCGGTCGCTGATGTGCGGCTGCAGGTCTTCGGCAGTGACCTGGAAGTTGGTGTCTACAGAGGTCGGCACGTAGGTAACGTCGCCCCCGGCAAACGTGGCGGTTGGGCCGTACGACACGAAGCACGGCTCAGGAATTAGGATTTCGTCGCCCGGATCGAGCAGCGACAGCATCGTCAGTTGCATCGCCTCGCTGACGCCCACCGTCACCAGCACCTCATGCTCGGGATCGTAGCGCACGCCGTGGCGGGTGTCGAGGTCGTCGGCGATGAGGTCGCGCAGCTCCCGCAGGCCGGCGTTGGCCGTGTAGCTCGTTGCGCCGGCTTCGAGGGCCGCGTGGCCCGCTTGCATCACCGCGGGCGGCGAGACAAAGTCGGGCTCGCCAATACCCAGCGATATGACGTCGTCCATGGTCGCGGCAATTTCAAAGAAGCGCCGAATGCCGCTCGGTGGGGTGGAACGGACGCGCTTGGACAGGCGGTGCTGCAACTCCAACGTGCTTGATGCCGACATACAGCCAGAACGGTTGATGGGTACGCTACGGTCGTGCCCGTGTACCGAAGCACGCCCGGATGGGATCCCACCCCTTGCAGAAGAGGCCCGCGGGCACCGGCCCACTACCACGCCACCAAATCTCCAAACGAGCGACGCAACAGCTGATACAGTCCACGCAGCGGCAACCCCATGACGGTGTAGTAGTCGCCAGCGATGTGCTCAACGAACAGCGGCCCCATCGCGTCCTGAATGCCATACCCGCCGGCTTTATCCAGCGGCGACCCCGTTGCGACGTATGCGTCAATCTCGTCGTCGGAGAGCGACGCCATGGTGACGTCGGTGGAGAACACCTCGGCATCGACCCGGCCCGAGGCGCGGTGCATGAGCGCCAGGCCGGTGTACACGGTGTGGGTTTCTCCACTCAGGCGCCGCAGCATCTGACGGGCAGCGGCGGGATTGGCGGGCTTTTCGAGGATGTCGTCGTCCAATGCCACCACGGTATCGGCGGCCAGCGTGAGGGCTTCGGGATGGTCGTCGGCGACGGGTCGGACCTTCCGGAGCGCCAGCTCCTCCACGTAGTCGGCGGGCGGCGGCACCTCGCGCATAAACTCGTTGGCCGGGCTCACCTGCACCATAAACGACAGGTTCAGTTGCGCAAGGAGCGTGCGGCGGCGGGGCGACTGCGAGGCCAGGATCAGCGGGGCGGTGAGTTGCATGGGGCTGTTGGTGGGTGCAAAGACGCGTACAACGCTTTCCATGATACCATACATTCCCCTCAACTGCTACAAAATAGCTGTGGATCGTCGTGTTTCCACGATCAGTCGCACAAGCAGCACAAGGAGTAGCGCGCCGGCCCCCACGGTGCTCCAGTCGCCCCAGCGGACGAACGGCGTGCGGTGCGTGTACAGCGGCAGCGCGACCACCTCTCCCCGGGCGGCAGCCGGTGCCAGGCGCGGATCGGGGCCGTAGGGATCGATCACCCCCGAGGGCCCGCGCACATCCGCCAGCAGCACGGCGCGTCCCACCGCATGGGCCCGGAGCGCCGCCAGACGCTGGAGGTGACGCGTGCCCCGCAGGGGCCACCACCCCATCTGCGCCACCGTAACGAACGCCCGCGCCTGTTCGCGGCGCACGTACCGGCGCAGATAGGCTCCAAACAGCACCTCAAAGCAGATGAGCGGTCCCACCCGAGCGCCGTCGATGCGAAAGGACCGAGGCCCCGCCCCCCGCACGTAGCCCGCGACACCCCCGGCGGGCAGGTTCCACTGCGCCAGCGCCGGCCATACCGATGCCAACGGCACCTGCTCAACGAACGGCACCAGATGCCGCTTCGTGTACGACGCGGGCGGCGCGGGACCGGTCATCCACAACGCCTGATTGCGATACTGCTGCTCACCGGTGTCACTCGACGTGATCGCGCCCGTCAGCAACGGGATGTTTTGCGCGGCCGCCCATGCGAAGACGGCCGCGCGGAGGCTGTCGTTGGGGGGAAGCGCCGTTTCGGGCCACACCACCGCATCGGGCCGCGTGCCGGGCGTGGTGCCGGCATGCAGGGTCAGACGCTTGAGGGTGCGTAGGCGCTCGCGAGGCGATCCATCGGCCCACTGTGTGGCCGGTAGGGCCGGTTGCACCACGCGCATGTGCAACGCGCCTGCAGAGATCGGGGCAGCCGCTGCGCCGACGCATGCGAAGGGCACAAGCAGCCAGGCCCCCAGCGCCACGCCGGCGGTCCACGTCTGGGCACGCGCCGCGTAGGCGAGGCCGCCGTTCAGGCCCCACACCCACGCACTCACCAGCGGCACGCCGCCCCATGGCGCCAGGACGCCCCCTACGCCTGCCACCGGCTGGGTGTGGCCCATCAGCACCCCGGGCAGCGCCCACGGTCCGTACCGCAGCAGGGCCTCGACGGCCAATGACCCCGCCCCCACCAGCACCAGATGCCCCCCGAAGCCCAACCGCCGCCTCATCCGGGCCGCACCGTACCACGGAAGCGCAAGCAGCGCCCCGCATCCCACCAGGGCCACGCCCGCCGCCACGCTCGGTTGGCCCATGGGATGCTGCAGCGCCCACCGGAAGGCCCACACGCCCCCCAGGCTCCACGCGGCCCACGCCGCGGCAAACACGCGATCCGGCGCCATGCGGTCGGAGCACAGCGCAAGCGGCACCCAGGCCGTCCACGCCAACGCGCCCCATCCGCTCGCTTGCAGGCTGAGGGCGAGACAGACCGCGGCCCACGCGCTTGCGCCAGCGGCCGTCAGCCACGCACGGTGTCGCAGAACGGCCCGCACCTCATCCATCATCGGCCGGCGAAGATGTGTGCGCCGCGAGCTCCTCCAGCGCGTCGCGTAGCGCCGGCCCAAGCAACACGCCCGTGTGCCGGTAGCGCACGTGGCCCTCCGGCCCAATGATGTAGGTGCGCGGCACCACGCGCCCCGGAAACGCGCGCTGCGCCAGCTGCGGACTCACAATCTGCGGATAGTTGAGGCCGTATTCGTCCACAAACGGCCGAACGACCGAAGCTGCGTGGTCGACCGACAGGCCGACAAATTGCACCCCGCGATCCGCAAACGCTTGCTGTGTCGCCACGAAGCCCGGCAGCTCCACGCGGCAGGGCGCGCACCACGTGGCCCACACATTGACCACCACCACCTGCCCGCGATAGTCGCTAAGCCGCAGCGTGGTGCCGGCCAGCGTTGTCGCCTGCACATCGGGCACGGCCCGGCCTTTCTGCGTAACGTCGATGGGTGGAAGGACCTGAAAGTACAGGTAGATCAGGGCGCCCAGCAGCACCGGCCAATGCCAGTACGCACGAACGGCGCGCCACACGCGCTTCCCCCCTGACGGTGCATCAGATGCGGGTGTACTCATGAGGCAGCGGCGGAAGTATCAGACGCATCGAACAGTCCAATCACATCGCAATCGAGCTGCACCACGAACCCGCAGTATCCGCAAACGACGTTTGCGGCGCGCAGGGGCGCGTCATCGGCGGCGTCCGACGGCCCCAACACCGACACCTCGGGGCGCACGCGAAACGACGAGGCGTTGCACATGGGACATCGGGGCGCGCTAGCACGCGTGTTGAGGTGACGGGCAACGCGCTTGCGCTGCGCAAGGGTAAGACGATTGGCCATACGGGCACAACGATTGGGAAAACGAAACGAGTTGAGGCTGCCCGTCGCCGAGCAGCCTCAAGGCACATCAGTCACGAATGAGTGGCGCGGATCATGCAGCCTTTAGACGCAGGGTTTGGTTGGAGTGTGTTTCACAGACCGACGGCAGCGATTGGTGTTGGTCGCGCACACTCACGTGGCGCTACGTCTGAGCTTGTGCATGGCTTGTTTTTTGATTTGCCGCACACGCTGGCTTGCAATCTCAAGCCGCCTGCCAATTTCTCTGATGCTCCGCCTGCGTTTGTAGCCCAGTCCGTAGTACAGCCGCATGACCTCGGCCTCGCGGTCTTGCAGCGTGCTCAGCCTGTGATCAATCTCTTTCTTAACTTGCTTCTGAAGCGTAACCTCTCTCATATCCTCTGGGCGTTGTGTTAGATGTGCGTTTCGAGGTCTTCGCGGCGGTGGCGCTGCCGCAGTTTGCGCAGGGCCTTCTCCTTGATTTGCCGCACCCGCTCACGTGTCAGGTCGAAACGCTTGCCAATTTCTTCGAGGGTTAGCCGGTGCTCGCGGCCCAGCCCGTAGTACAGCCGCGTGATCTCGGCCTCACGGTCTTGCAGCGTGCTCAGCGCCCGCTCAATATCAATCTTCACCGACTCGCCCATCATTTCGTTATCGGGCGTTTCAACTTCGTCGTCGGGGAGAACATCGAGGAGGCTATTGTCCTCATCCTCGCTAAACGGCGCATCAACCGAGAGGTGACGCGAGGTGTGCTGCATCGCTTCGCGCACCTTCTGCACGTCGATTTCGAGCTCCTCGGCCAGCTCCTCAATGTTGGGCTTGCGTTCATGCTCCTGCTGCAAGCGCGCGCTGGCTTTGCGGATTTTGCTGATGGTGCCGATGCGGTTCAGCGGGAGGCGCACCACGCGACTCTGCTCGGCAAGGGCCTGCAAGATGGCCTGGCGGATCCACCACACGGCGTACGAGATAAACCGGAAGCCGCGGGTTTCGTCGAAGCGCTTGGCGGCTTTGATGAGGCCGTAGTTGCCCTCGTTGATGAGATCGGAGAGCGACAGGCCCTGGCCCTGATACTTTTTGGCGACCGAGACGACGAATCGCAGGTTTGCTTCGCAGAGATCGTGCAGGGCTTCCTCGTCGCCCTCCTTGATGCGTTGCGCCAGCTCTACCTCCTCTTCGGGTTCTAGAAGGTCGACCTTGCCGATTTCTTGAAGATACTGGTCGAGCATGCGTTGTTCGCGGGGAACGTACATAAGACTCCGAACGATTGGTGATGGCAGCGGAAAGCGATAAAGATGAGCGCCACGCTACATGCACGGTGCGCCGTTTACGCACAGGGTGTGTTGCATATGGCGAAGGCGGCAACAGACAGTGGAAGCAACGTGGTTACGCAACTGTTATAAGTGCGCGTCGGGCTTGCAATTGTCATTACCGCCTTTCCTCACGGCAGAGCTTAACCCTTGTTCCAGGGTAAACCTACTAATCAACGACTTTCTGCCGATCAAAGTCAATAGTTGACGCGGGAATCTCCAGAATGCCCGTGGCGATATTGCGTTCTTCGCTCATGCGCGGCACTTTGGTTTGTCCGCTTACACTATCTTTGGTCTTTTTTAACCAGGCGTAGAACGTACCCTCGGGAACTGCGGTCACTTCGGGCGGCGCAAAGGCTTGGGCCTCGCGCCGGATTTGGTAGTGCCGGTTCACCTCTTGCAGGTAGGCGTCGATCTGCTTGGCAAAGGCCGCCCCATCGGCAGGGGGCTGCTTAAACTCGATGATCCATTCCAGCCCGGGCAGCGTGCCTTCTTGCGTTCGTTGCGGGGCAATGTGGTAGTCTTTCATGTGGGCGCCGGTGGCTTCGCATGCCGCCCGCAAAGCCGCGCGGGCTTCGTCGCCGTACACCGCTTCGCCGTATTTGTCGATCATCTCGCTGGTACGCCCAGCCACCTGAATCTTGTGCGGCTGGGTGGACGTGAAGCGCACCACGTCGCCCACGTCGTAGCTCCACAGCCCGCTGCACGAGGTGATGTAAAGCGCATACCGCACGCCGGGCTCCACGGTCGCAATGGTGTGGCGGGTGGGCTCCTCGTCGTCTTTCTCGTCCATGGGCACAAACTCGTAGAAGAGCCCATTGTCGAGGTGCAAGAGCATCGACGGATCGTCGACGGTGTTTTGGAACGAGAAAAAGCCCTCCGAAGCGCCGTACGTCTCGATGAAGTCGATGGGCGTGCCAATTTGGGCTTCCAGCAACGTGCGATACGACCGCAGCGCAACGCCGCCCGAAATGAAAAGCTGCAGGTTGGGCCACACGTCGGCAACGGTATGGGCCGTGTCGGCATGTTGCTCGTTGTACACCTCCAGGAGCACGTCAAACAGCACGAGCGCCCACGTGGGGGCCATCACGAGGAGGCGAATGTCCTCATCGACGGTGCGCTCGGCAATGGCGCGGAGTTTCTGCTCCCAGTTCGGAAGGAACGCAACGTCGTTGGGCACTGCCTGCAGCAAGCGGCGGAAATAGCCGGGGGCGGCCTCGGCCAACAGCCCGCTAATTTCCCCAACCATGGTGCCAGGGTAGTTCGGATCCTCCTCGATGCGGCCCGGAAGCGTCAGGTGCTTGCCCAGCAGAAGCCGCCAATTCAGCGTCTCGGCAATGTAGTTGAATCCGGTGCCCATGCTGAAGGCCCGATCGCACGCAATGATCTCGTCGCTGACCGGAATGACCTTGCCCTCGGACACGGTGCCGCTAGACACCGCGAACTTGTCGATGCGGCCCGGCCACGTCACGTCGGGGGCGCCGGCCCGGATGCGTTTGGCATCGTCCCGCAGGTCGTCGTAGGTGTGCAGGGGTACGCGCTCTTGATAGGCCCCCACCACGTCGCTAGCCTGCGCGATAGCGCGAAAGTCGTAGCGCTGCCCCCATTCCGTATCGGCGGCCGTGGTGAGCAACCGGCGCAGCAGGCGCTCCTGCGTTGTTACCGGGTGCTGCAGAAAGCGATCGACGCGCCGCAGCGGACCGAGGCGACGAATCAGAGACCGCAAGAAATCCTTCATATGCGCAATGGAGCAGATGGAACGGCGCGGGAAAGATTGTGCCAAAAGTGCCCGGCGATCTGTTGGAAAGCACGCGACGTGTATACCTTATGCAAGTTGATTGTTCGGCCTTTTTGTTGATTTACTGCAAAGCCATGTCAGATTCTTACGCAGCGCCGTCGTTTGTGCTGGGCGGACGCGCCGGTGGCCTTGATGCACGACCGGGCCAAGCGCACGGCGCCCACGTGATGGGCATCCTCAACGTCACGCCCGATTCGTTCTCCGATGGCGGGCGCTACGTTTCGGTTGAGGCGGCCGTGTCGCGGGCGGCGGCGATGCTCAGCAACGGCGCTGCGATCATCGATATCGGCGGCGAATCGACGCGGCCCGGGGCCGACCCGGTATCCGCCGGCGAAGAGGCCGACCGCGTGGTGCCGGTGGTGGAGGCGCTGCACGAACGCTTCCCCGACGCCCGCTTATCCATTGACACCTACAAGCCGTCCGTGGCGGCGGCGGCCCTGGAGGCCGGCGCACACATCATCAACGACGTGACGGGCCTGCGGCTGCACCCCGAAATGGCCGCGGTGGTGGCGGCCCACGATGCCGCGCTCATCGTCATGCACTCGGTGGGCACGCCCGGCGGGCTGACGGCTCCGCAGCGCTACGACGACGTGGTAGACGCCGTCCGCGACGGCTTGGCGTCGGCCATTGCGCGGGCCGACGCGGCCGGGGTGCAGCACATCGCCATCGACCCTGGCTTTGGGTTTGGAAAAACCACGCGCGACAACCTCCGCCTGATGCACGCCGTGGATACCTTTGTAGCCTTGGGACGGCCGGTGCTGGTGGGCGTCTCGCGCAAGAGCAGCATCGGGAAGGCGCTTGGGACTGAGGACGAGCCGGTACCCGTTGCCGAGCGGCTCTTTGGCACCTTGGGCGCTACGGCCGTTGCCGTTCAGCGGGGCGCGGGCCTCGTGCGTACCCACGACGTGGCGGCAACCGTCGACTTTCTGCGCGTGCTGGGGCAAACGCTGGTGTCTGGCGAGGCCTGACGGCGTAGACGCGCTGGGGGTGCTTCCCACCCTCAGGCACCGTGGATGCAAACGCCTCAGCACTTTCTAGAACGCAGGCGCCTCTCCAATTGATGTTCTACACGAGCGCCTTCCACTGCTCGTCGCCCCCTTCCATCTCTTCCATTGGCTTATCCTGGCGCAGTAAATGCGCCAAACCTCTGCCGCTCCATCAGCAAAAGACGATGTTACGACGGATGCGGGATGGGTATAGTGTAGGTGCGCTTCATTCCCCTTGGTGAATGCGCGCCTCCCCTTGTAGCACCGTACCGCCCCCTACCCATGACGACTGATGCAATTATCGAACGCCTGCTGCTGTGGTCTGGATGGATCGTCCTCTTCATGGGCAGTGCATTTTTGACTGCGAGCCTGCTCAGTGCCAGCATTAGCATCTTTTTGGGGATTCTGGTCCTCCTCGGTGCCTGGATCAGTTTCGGACTCCTGTACACCCTGAGCCGCGTACTGTGCTTGCTCCAAGAAGCGACAGCCCACGACCGCTCGGCTGATGCGTCATCCGCCGCCCCGGAGCCTTCGGGCGACCACATGCCCTCTACCGTTGCGCCGGTGCCGCGGGCGTCGGGCCCCCGACAACCGACGGAGGCACCATGACCCGACGCTCGTTTCTCCACATGCTGTGTGCTGCGGCCGGAGGCGCCGTGCTCGGCGCTGCTGGAGTCCGCGAGGCTCGGGCCGCCGCGTCGCCCGCGCTGCAGTCGCTGGGTGCGGCCTACGTCCGCCAGACCGGCCACACACACGCCTCCGTGGTACGTGCCCTACACGGCCAGGCCCACCCGCCGGCCGCGTACCTCCGGCGCCGCCATGCCGCGGATCGGGCCGCGGGGCGCCTGGTGAACCTGAACGGCCTCTACGTAACCGAAACCGAAGCGCTGCTGAGCGCCCTCGCCTACTTCTCCGGTTGATCGCATGCATACCGACGCCCGAACCCTCGCCGCAAACACGATCCTGCGTGCAGACGTGTGCATCATCGGCGCGGGTGCTGCGGGCCTCACCCTTGCGCAGGCGCTCCACGGCTCGCCGCTGTCGGTGTGCCTGCTGGAGAGCGGCGGCTTTCAGGGCGATCCCCACACGCAGTTTCTGTACCACGGCCTGCACATCGGTCAGCCCGATCATGCCCTGGCCGCTGCGCGGCTCCGCTTCTTCGGCGGCGCCACCAACCACTGGGATGGCTTTTGCAGCCGCCTCGACCCCATCGATCTTGTCGAGAGGCCCTGGGTGCCCTACAGCGGCTGGCCCATCAACTGGGAGGATCTGGCGGCGCACTACCCCGCGGCCCACGCGGTGTGCGACCTGGGGCCGTACACCTACGCGGTAGACGACTGGGAGGCCCCGGCCCAGGGATACGGGCGCCTGCCGTTTGCGCCCAACCGGCTGGAGACAAAAATCTACCAGTTTAGCCCGCCCACGCGGTTTGGTGCCAAGTACCGCACGCTCATCGAGCGCTCCAAGAATATCCACCTGTTTACAAACGCCAACGTCGTGCGCCTGGCGCATCACGCCACCGGGGGGCACCTGACGGGCGTT comes from Salisaeta longa DSM 21114 and encodes:
- the prfB gene encoding peptide chain release factor 2 (programmed frameshift) — protein: MKKYSDSDLATLIERVDALGGYLDVSGRRDIIEELNHERLDPTFWDDPDRARTVEQRIAREQEWIDAWEALKEQAETIETLQLLAAEEGENLSDEIQAEAEALERDLEALELKSLLDDPDDERDAILTINPGAGGTESQDWAEMLYRMYARWAESHGYEMELLDHQPGDTAGIKSVSLSIAGDYAYGYLKGESGVHRLVRISPFDSESRRHTSFASVFVYPEVDDSIEVDLSAGEMELQTFRSGGKGGQNVNKVATGVRLIWNGPLSNGEEIEVVAECTEERSQLQNRNRAETMLKSRIYQAERALQEEAKAERESQKKSIEWGSQIRSYVLHPYTMVNDHRTETKVSDAQAVLDGDLDALIQAWLTHGRKDRAPAPVGTT
- a CDS encoding pyridoxal phosphate-dependent aminotransferase; amino-acid sequence: MSASSTLELQHRLSKRVRSTPPSGIRRFFEIAATMDDVISLGIGEPDFVSPPAVMQAGHAALEAGATSYTANAGLRELRDLIADDLDTRHGVRYDPEHEVLVTVGVSEAMQLTMLSLLDPGDEILIPEPCFVSYGPTATFAGGDVTYVPTSVDTNFQVTAEDLQPHISDRTKVLFLGYPNNPTGAVLRRETLEDIAALVIEHDLLVISDEIYDRLVYGDAHAAGHVSVPALDGLRERTVLLGGFSKGHAMTGWRVGYACAPRPLLRGLYKVHQYMVMSAPTISQHAAVAALRDSGDDVEAMRQSYDERRRTIVDGLNAMGLPTFEPEGAFYCFPDITSTGLSSEQFAQQLLEEEHVACVPGDAFGPSGAGYVRCSYATGLDDIKEALVRMERFVARHQ
- a CDS encoding Maf family protein — translated: MQLTAPLILASQSPRRRTLLAQLNLSFMVQVSPANEFMREVPPPADYVEELALRKVRPVADDHPEALTLAADTVVALDDDILEKPANPAAARQMLRRLSGETHTVYTGLALMHRASGRVDAEVFSTDVTMASLSDDEIDAYVATGSPLDKAGGYGIQDAMGPLFVEHIAGDYYTVMGLPLRGLYQLLRRSFGDLVAW
- the lnt gene encoding apolipoprotein N-acyltransferase, whose translation is MMDEVRAVLRHRAWLTAAGASAWAAVCLALSLQASGWGALAWTAWVPLALCSDRMAPDRVFAAAWAAWSLGGVWAFRWALQHPMGQPSVAAGVALVGCGALLALPWYGAARMRRRLGFGGHLVLVGAGSLAVEALLRYGPWALPGVLMGHTQPVAGVGGVLAPWGGVPLVSAWVWGLNGGLAYAARAQTWTAGVALGAWLLVPFACVGAAAAPISAGALHMRVVQPALPATQWADGSPRERLRTLKRLTLHAGTTPGTRPDAVVWPETALPPNDSLRAAVFAWAAAQNIPLLTGAITSSDTGEQQYRNQALWMTGPAPPASYTKRHLVPFVEQVPLASVWPALAQWNLPAGGVAGYVRGAGPRSFRIDGARVGPLICFEVLFGAYLRRYVRREQARAFVTVAQMGWWPLRGTRHLQRLAALRAHAVGRAVLLADVRGPSGVIDPYGPDPRLAPAAARGEVVALPLYTHRTPFVRWGDWSTVGAGALLLVLLVRLIVETRRSTAIL
- a CDS encoding TlpA family protein disulfide reductase → MSTPASDAPSGGKRVWRAVRAYWHWPVLLGALIYLYFQVLPPIDVTQKGRAVPDVQATTLAGTTLRLSDYRGQVVVVNVWATWCAPCRVELPGFVATQQAFADRGVQFVGLSVDHAASVVRPFVDEYGLNYPQIVSPQLAQRAFPGRVVPRTYIIGPEGHVRYRHTGVLLGPALRDALEELAAHTSSPADDG
- a CDS encoding sigma factor-like helix-turn-helix DNA-binding protein; its protein translation is MREVTLQKQVKKEIDHRLSTLQDREAEVMRLYYGLGYKRRRSIREIGRRLEIASQRVRQIKKQAMHKLRRSAT
- a CDS encoding sigma-70 family RNA polymerase sigma factor, translated to MYVPREQRMLDQYLQEIGKVDLLEPEEEVELAQRIKEGDEEALHDLCEANLRFVVSVAKKYQGQGLSLSDLINEGNYGLIKAAKRFDETRGFRFISYAVWWIRQAILQALAEQSRVVRLPLNRIGTISKIRKASARLQQEHERKPNIEELAEELEIDVQKVREAMQHTSRHLSVDAPFSEDEDNSLLDVLPDDEVETPDNEMMGESVKIDIERALSTLQDREAEITRLYYGLGREHRLTLEEIGKRFDLTRERVRQIKEKALRKLRQRHRREDLETHI
- a CDS encoding GH3 auxin-responsive promoter family protein, whose protein sequence is MKDFLRSLIRRLGPLRRVDRFLQHPVTTQERLLRRLLTTAADTEWGQRYDFRAIAQASDVVGAYQERVPLHTYDDLRDDAKRIRAGAPDVTWPGRIDKFAVSSGTVSEGKVIPVSDEIIACDRAFSMGTGFNYIAETLNWRLLLGKHLTLPGRIEEDPNYPGTMVGEISGLLAEAAPGYFRRLLQAVPNDVAFLPNWEQKLRAIAERTVDEDIRLLVMAPTWALVLFDVLLEVYNEQHADTAHTVADVWPNLQLFISGGVALRSYRTLLEAQIGTPIDFIETYGASEGFFSFQNTVDDPSMLLHLDNGLFYEFVPMDEKDDEEPTRHTIATVEPGVRYALYITSCSGLWSYDVGDVVRFTSTQPHKIQVAGRTSEMIDKYGEAVYGDEARAALRAACEATGAHMKDYHIAPQRTQEGTLPGLEWIIEFKQPPADGAAFAKQIDAYLQEVNRHYQIRREAQAFAPPEVTAVPEGTFYAWLKKTKDSVSGQTKVPRMSEERNIATGILEIPASTIDFDRQKVVD